CAATGTTGAAATCAGACTGAAAGCGTCAGCGGAAACGAGGAGCTAAACGATCAAGAAAATTCGTCGCTTCCATCGAGAAATTGTTCAAACGGAAGATCGAATCGTGTGGAAGCAAAGGTATTCTGGAACGACGAGTGCGGCGAAAGTGGCTCGATCAAGGAAAACTTACTCCAGAAGCCAATAATCTGCAGTTGTTGTCGTAAACGTAACGATCAATGCAATGCTGGAGATGCACTCGACATCGTCCCAAGCAAAGAGCACAATGGGATCACGCAGAAAAGTGAATTTTCTAAATCGGAACAAACAGAAAGGTATGGCGCACTTTGTACGCGAGAATCGATTATCAGGAACGttttaatttcacaaatatttttgtggcCAGCTGTTTACAGTTTTCGTaggaattttagaaaaatacgttgtaactataagaagaatatcaaattctaatttaattttaatatttcatttttctatatgATAGTAGTGAGATATTCTGAATTAAATTACACAATTGCAACACGAATTTATATGTAGTATAGTTTAGTATTCACAATTTAGATCAATCACAGACGAAAGtagtattattaaatcaatcgtaatattattttacgcgTCCTTATCATTTTTAGCTTCAAGCAGTTTTCAGGATGTTATTAGGATACTAATTTGTAAATGATATATTGAAAGCTGAGAATTATGTCAACATctagtttatattttattgtatatcatACATTGAGCGATTGTACTCCGAAAATTTGTTGATATGGTCGATCGATAATCGCAACATgccttttaaaaaaaattttataaaattgaaatttttaaccttctccttttttgtttcaattttacgtcGGTGAAACCAGaatgaaataagaattttattatcggGTTATCAATTTTGTCGTACAAGCACTaaaagaatacaaagaaataacacATACCcgtttgcttctttttttagttGTAACGCGAAGgcaataaaaagtttcataacGGAACCTCGAAATTCTAGTCGTTGTCGTGGCTCACATTCTTATTTTCCAAGACGAAACCCGAAAGAAACTTCCACTAAATTGGATTCCGTTAATCTTCTGTACGACTGCGATCAGAACGAAGTGGACAATGTTAAAAGCAGCGACTCGTCCGAGAAACGAAGTAAATCAAAGTTCCTCGCGTTTTTGAACCTGCAGTTGTCGATGAATTGAATTTGTCATTGAATTTATCGATGTGAATTATATTACCGTGAATTATCCTAATAATTTCGTCTTGTTCAGATTGCAATAAAGACGAGCACGAGTGTAATGCCGGAGGGAGAGATCATAAATCGTGTCATCGAAACTCGCAAAAGGATAACCACCCATCGTCGTCTAGTATTTCGCGCACATTCCGTTGTGCGAAACATTCGACTCTTGATCTTCTACGACCTCATCGGGATTATTGGTATCGTGAGAATCGTCATTATTGCTGCCATTCTCACGATCACTGCCATCATCGTTGCGACGACGAGTACAACaggttaataaaaataaggttACAGCATAAAACGGgattagtttttattattatagaactGTGTCAGAATGGAACTATTTATAACTCGTTTCTTGTTATAAGTGACAAAATATGACAAAAGGTTGCAGGtaacgttaaatttttatttttcattcataaaagTGCTTGTAAAGTGCACTTGGTGATAGCAGGTAAACGTAAaacatacgaaatatttatctgttattttctACATTATCCTATTGAGGATTAAAATCGATATCTTCATAAATAATCTTCATATCGGAATAAAGTGCACTCGAGTTGTACATTTGCAAATTATATAGATTAATCGATCAGACACGAATTTTAATCATTCAATATCATAAGTCATCAAAGAGTTAGTTGACGatctttattgaaatttttcccaAACAGTTATTCATCAAAGGAAAAGCGTCTCGCGTCAGACACGTGTCTCTGCTCCTCAAACTCCAACAATCGGAGAAATTGCTGTTCCAAGGGCCAAACCCCGCACGAATCTATCTGCAGTCATAACTGTTGCGCGAACAATTCAGAAAAGATTTCGACGGTGCAAGAGCAGAACGACGAGGAGCTGGACGATTCTGTGGGCACGATCAATCACAAGGACTCTTTGTGTATTCTGGTGGAAAAGTACAAGACTAATAAAAAGTGCAAGCACAAGGCATATCTCGGCGGCCCTGAATTCTCGAGCGAACGAACTAAAGACGAATGCGATAAATCGTTCACCTCGGAAACCAGTTGTCAACTGGATGAAATCGTGAACGCGAAACAAGGGGAGAAATATTCGAGCAGCAATAAATGCCGTTTCCGAGACAATCGTGTGTCGATGGGG
This DNA window, taken from Bombus pyrosoma isolate SC7728 linkage group LG6, ASM1482585v1, whole genome shotgun sequence, encodes the following:
- the LOC122568699 gene encoding uncharacterized protein LOC122568699, encoding MSQVCPSSSHQLVAAAVAFRRARRKFPKNFGLYSNIEETKFDKTESVSGNEELNDQENSSLPSRNCSNGRSNRVEAKVFWNDECGESGSIKENLLQKPIICSCCRKRNDQCNAGDALDIVPSKEHNGITQKSEFSKSEQTESCNAKAIKSFITEPRNSSRCRGSHSYFPRRNPKETSTKLDSVNLLYDCDQNEVDNVKSSDSSEKRNCNKDEHECNAGGRDHKSCHRNSQKDNHPSSSSISRTFRCAKHSTLDLLRPHRDYWYRENRHYCCHSHDHCHHRCDDEYNSYSSKEKRLASDTCLCSSNSNNRRNCCSKGQTPHESICSHNCCANNSEKISTVQEQNDEELDDSVGTINHKDSLCILVEKYKTNKKCKHKAYLGGPEFSSERTKDECDKSFTSETSCQLDEIVNAKQGEKYSSSNKCRFRDNRVSMGRTCRHGCGPIFRQGDCNQFKNLKSRLIKTGTCCSAKGTPWRHTF